A stretch of Ipomoea triloba cultivar NCNSP0323 chromosome 13, ASM357664v1 DNA encodes these proteins:
- the LOC116001708 gene encoding glycosyltransferase BC10-like, which yields MLQSYMKIKQAWRLGMKDMPIFHGSRQRSQLKKPTWIIILVSLVSFFVICAYVFPSKNSAVCSLFSSRGCNKHFDWRSPAPLRELTDQEIASRVVVRDVLMNTPAVVPKSPKIAFLFLTPGALPFEKLWDRFFQGHEGKFSIYIHASKDRPVRLSRYFVDREIRSYAVAWGKITMVDAERRLLANALKDPDNLHFVLLSESCIPLRDFDYIYNYLMYTNVSFVDNFSDPGVHGHGRFSEHMRPVIEKKDFQKGAQWFTMKRQHAVIVLADYLYYSKFHDFCKPSKEDGYCYSDEHYLPTFFNMFDPAGIANWSVTHVDWSEKKWHPKSYKRRDVSYELLRSIASITESVHITSEAKEEVQIRPCLWNGNERPCYLFARKFAAETLDTLLQLFPNYTSS from the exons ATGCTTCAATCCTACATGAAGATAAAGCAGGCGTGGCGTTTAGGCATGAAAGATATGCCAATATTTCATGGATCTCGTCAGCGCTCTCAATTAAAGAAACCAACGTGGATCATCATTTTGGTTTCATTGGTTAGCTTTTTCGTGATTTGTGCATATGTATTCCCTTCTAAGAACTCTGCTGTTTGTTCTTTATTCTCCTCTCGTGGTTGCAACAAACATTTTGATTGGCGGAGCCCTGCTCCTCTTAGAGAATTAACAGATCAAGAGATAGCATCTCGTGTTGTAGTTAGAGATGTTCTGATGAATACACCAGCAGTTGTACCAAAAAGCCCAAAAATTGCATTTCTATTTTTGACGCCTGGTGCTTTACCATTTGAGAAGCTATGGGATAGATTCTTTCAG GGCCATGAAGGTAAATTCTCCATCTATATTCATGCGTCCAAGGACAGACCCGTGCGTCTTAGCCGATACTTTGTTGATCGGGAGATCCGTAGTTATGCG GTAGCCTGGGGGAAAATTACAATGGTTGATGCTGAGAGACGGCTTTTGGCTAATGCACTCAAAGATCCCGACAATCTGCACTTTGTTCTACTTTCTGAAAG TTGTATACCATTGCGTGATTTTGATTACATTTACAACTATCTGATGTACACAAATGTCAGTTTTGTAGACAA CTTTTCAGATCCTGGTGTGCATGGACATGGCAGGTTTTCTGAGCATATGCGACCTGTAATTGAAAAGAAAGACTTTCAAAAGGGTGCACAG TGGTTCACAATGAAGCGACAGCATGCTGTTATAGTTTTAGCTGATTATCTTTATTATTCAAAGTTCCATGATTTTTGCAAG CCAAGCAAGGAAGACGGGTACTGCTATTCCGATGAACACTATTTGCCAACCTTTTTTAAC ATGTTTGATCCAGCTGGAATTGCAAATTGGTCGGTTACCCATGTTGATTGGTCTGAGAAGAAGTGGCATCCAAAATCTTACAAGCGTCGTGATGTTAGTTATGAACTCCTCAGAAGCATCGCA TCTATTACTGAGAGCGTGCATATTACAAGTGAAGCAAAG GAAGAAGTTCAAATTAGGCCGTGTTTATGGAATGGAAATGAACGGCCATGTTACTTGTTCGCAAGGAAATTCGCAGCTGAAACTCTAGATACATTGTTGCAGCTTTTCCCGAATTATACTTCCAGTTGA